A part of Streptomyces sp. NBC_01235 genomic DNA contains:
- a CDS encoding helix-turn-helix transcriptional regulator, giving the protein MTTMAHETPPGAPARETVGSEVRRHELAAFLRSRRERIKPEQVGLPRGTRRRTPGLRREEVAHLSAVGVTWYTWLEQSRDIHVSVQVLDALARTLLLDPGERAHLFQLAGATDPTPASSCTGISDAVRELLAQLDPLPACVQNSRYDILAYNRTYAHLLCDLDAIPPEDRNCMLLIHTNPQWRESVVHLDESMRLMAAKLRASMAGHLSEPAWKMLVKRLQTESPEFRENWERYEVVVARGKTKQFRNPHVGLLTVTHTDLWLSPEHGARLVTYVPVDGETRERLEKLHLLATEDRVSS; this is encoded by the coding sequence ATGACGACGATGGCCCACGAGACACCTCCCGGGGCGCCCGCCCGCGAGACCGTCGGCTCGGAGGTCCGCCGGCACGAACTGGCCGCCTTCCTGCGCAGCCGCCGCGAGCGCATCAAGCCCGAGCAGGTCGGCCTCCCGCGCGGAACGCGCCGCCGTACGCCCGGACTGCGGCGCGAGGAGGTCGCCCACCTCTCGGCCGTCGGCGTCACCTGGTACACCTGGCTCGAACAGTCCAGGGACATCCACGTCTCGGTCCAGGTCCTGGACGCCCTCGCCCGCACGCTGCTCCTCGACCCGGGCGAACGCGCCCACCTCTTCCAGCTCGCGGGCGCCACGGACCCCACCCCCGCCTCCTCCTGCACCGGCATCTCCGACGCCGTACGCGAGCTGCTCGCCCAGCTCGACCCGCTGCCCGCCTGCGTCCAGAACAGCCGCTACGACATCCTGGCCTACAACCGCACCTACGCCCACCTGCTGTGCGACCTCGACGCCATCCCGCCCGAGGACCGCAACTGCATGCTCCTCATCCACACCAACCCGCAGTGGCGCGAGTCGGTCGTCCACCTCGACGAGTCCATGCGCCTGATGGCCGCGAAACTCCGCGCCTCCATGGCCGGCCACCTCTCCGAGCCGGCCTGGAAGATGCTGGTCAAGCGCCTGCAGACGGAGTCCCCGGAGTTCCGCGAGAACTGGGAGCGCTACGAGGTCGTGGTGGCCCGCGGAAAGACCAAGCAGTTCCGCAACCCCCACGTCGGCCTCCTCACCGTCACCCACACCGACCTGTGGCTGAGCCCGGAACACGGAGCCCGCCTGGTGACGTACGTACCGGTGGACGGCGAGACACGAGAGCGCCTGGAGAAGCTGCACCTGTTGGCCACGGAGGACCGGGTTTCGAGCTGA
- a CDS encoding TetR family transcriptional regulator has translation MSPTTETLTAERILEATEEVLRRHGPAKATVVDVARALGVSHGSVYRHFRTKAALREAVTKRWLDRTSETLSAITADQTRAPETRLRDWLAALYDAKRRKAGDDPELFATYMVLTGESGSAVGEHLDDLTGQLTRIIEAGVAAGTFTASDPATTARAVFHATGRFHDPSYYQEWELPGAEDDFRALVDLLLHGLRGPRA, from the coding sequence ATGTCACCGACCACCGAGACCCTGACCGCCGAGCGCATCCTCGAGGCCACCGAGGAGGTGCTGCGCCGCCACGGCCCGGCCAAGGCCACCGTGGTCGATGTGGCCCGCGCGCTCGGCGTCAGCCATGGCAGCGTCTACCGTCACTTCCGCACGAAGGCAGCGCTGCGCGAGGCGGTCACGAAGCGGTGGCTGGACCGCACGTCGGAGACCCTCTCCGCCATCACCGCCGACCAGACCCGCGCCCCGGAGACCCGGCTGCGCGACTGGCTCGCGGCGCTCTACGACGCCAAGCGCCGCAAGGCGGGCGACGACCCCGAGCTGTTCGCCACGTACATGGTGCTGACCGGCGAGAGCGGCTCGGCGGTGGGCGAACACCTCGACGACCTCACCGGCCAGTTGACCCGGATCATCGAGGCGGGCGTGGCGGCGGGCACCTTCACGGCCTCCGACCCCGCGACCACCGCCCGCGCCGTCTTCCACGCCACCGGCCGCTTCCACGACCCCTCCTACTACCAGGAGTGGGAACTGCCGGGCGCGGAGGACGACTTCAGGGCGTTGGTGGATCTGCTGCTGCACGGCCTGCGGGGGCCGCGGGCCTAG
- a CDS encoding aldo/keto reductase, with the protein MTIHTRTLGTTGPQVSALGLGCMGMSALYGDTDRAESIATIHAALEAGVTLLDTGDFYGMGHNELLIGEALRAAPAARREQALVSVKFGALRDPDGGWSGYDGRPAAVKNFAAYSLQRLGVDHIDVYRIARLDPAVPIEETVGAIAELVEKGYVRHIGLSEVGAETIRRAAATAPISDLQIEYSLISRGIEEEILPTTRELGIAVTAYGVLSRGLISGHFTADRQLAANDFRAMSPRFQGDNLQHNLNLVEALRKIAGQKGVSVAQIAIAWVLGRGEDIVPLVGARTRERLTESLGALRVTLDAADLAAIEEAVPADAAAGERYPAAQMAHLEA; encoded by the coding sequence ATGACGATCCACACGCGCACCCTCGGAACCACCGGCCCCCAGGTCTCCGCCCTCGGCCTCGGCTGCATGGGCATGTCCGCGCTGTACGGCGACACGGACCGGGCCGAGTCGATCGCGACGATCCATGCCGCCCTGGAGGCCGGCGTGACGTTGCTGGACACCGGCGACTTCTACGGCATGGGCCACAACGAGCTGCTGATCGGCGAAGCCCTGCGTGCCGCGCCCGCTGCCCGCCGCGAGCAGGCGCTGGTCAGCGTGAAGTTCGGTGCCCTGCGCGACCCGGACGGCGGCTGGAGCGGCTACGACGGCCGTCCGGCAGCCGTGAAGAACTTCGCCGCCTACTCCCTCCAGCGGCTCGGCGTCGACCACATCGACGTCTACCGCATCGCCCGGCTCGACCCGGCCGTACCGATCGAGGAGACCGTCGGCGCGATCGCCGAACTGGTCGAGAAGGGGTACGTCCGGCACATCGGCCTCAGCGAGGTCGGCGCCGAGACGATCCGCCGGGCCGCCGCCACCGCGCCGATCTCCGACCTCCAGATCGAGTACTCGCTGATCTCGCGGGGCATCGAGGAGGAGATCCTGCCCACCACCCGTGAGCTGGGCATCGCCGTCACCGCGTACGGCGTCCTGTCCCGGGGCCTGATCTCCGGCCACTTCACCGCCGACCGGCAGCTCGCGGCGAACGACTTCCGTGCCATGTCCCCCCGCTTCCAGGGCGACAACCTCCAGCACAACCTGAACCTGGTGGAGGCCCTGCGGAAGATCGCCGGGCAGAAGGGCGTCTCCGTCGCCCAGATCGCCATCGCCTGGGTGCTCGGCCGGGGCGAGGACATCGTGCCCCTGGTCGGCGCGCGGACCCGCGAGCGGCTCACGGAGTCGCTCGGCGCGCTGCGGGTCACGCTGGACGCGGCCGACCTCGCCGCGATCGAGGAGGCGGTCCCGGCCGACGCCGCCGCGGGCGAGCGCTACCCGGCGGCCCAGATGGCTCACCTCGAGGCGTGA
- a CDS encoding MFS transporter — translation MTQTTTTTTTHPPGARVSAPAHALGPLGLFTVLLAAALPLIDFFIVNVALPTMGRDLAASESVLELVVAGYGLAYAVLLVLGGRLGDLFGRRRLFLGGMAAFGLTSLACGLAPDAWSLVAARVAQGASAAAMVPQVLATIQSSTEGARRAKAMSLYGATAGLSMVAGQILGGVLVSADIAGTGWRSVFLVNVPVVVAGLLLAVRTVPETRSQHPEPVDGPGTALLAVALLTLLAPLTEGRAAGWPLWTWLSLSAFPLVAAAFYVVERRADRNGRTPLIPPSLLELSTLRRGLTLMVPFSIGFSGFMFVVAVALQSGARLGPVQAGLALAPMALAFFVASLAGPRLVARFGARVVTAGSVLQGIGILLIVSTVHADWPDVGLVELLPGAAVAGAGQALQLPVVMRIVMSEVPPARAGVGSGVMVTTQQASLALGVATLGTLFLSLVPQMGMRDALVTTLAVQLAGVVVTGLLSLRLPRRVG, via the coding sequence GTGACCCAGACAACCACGACCACAACCACCCACCCGCCGGGCGCCCGCGTCTCGGCACCGGCCCACGCCCTCGGCCCCCTCGGGCTCTTCACCGTGCTGCTCGCCGCGGCACTGCCCCTCATCGACTTCTTCATCGTCAACGTCGCCCTGCCGACCATGGGTCGGGATCTCGCCGCGAGCGAGTCGGTCCTCGAACTCGTCGTCGCCGGGTACGGGCTCGCGTACGCCGTGCTGCTGGTCCTCGGCGGCCGGCTCGGTGACCTGTTCGGCCGGCGTCGGCTCTTCCTGGGCGGCATGGCCGCCTTCGGCCTGACCTCGCTGGCCTGCGGGCTCGCGCCCGACGCGTGGTCGCTGGTCGCGGCGCGGGTCGCGCAGGGCGCGTCGGCCGCCGCCATGGTCCCGCAGGTGCTCGCCACCATCCAGTCCTCCACCGAGGGAGCGCGCCGCGCCAAGGCCATGAGTCTCTACGGGGCCACCGCCGGCCTGTCGATGGTGGCGGGCCAGATCCTCGGCGGGGTTCTGGTCTCGGCGGACATCGCGGGCACCGGCTGGCGCTCGGTGTTCCTCGTGAACGTCCCGGTCGTCGTCGCGGGACTGCTCCTCGCCGTCCGCACGGTCCCCGAGACCCGCTCCCAGCACCCCGAACCGGTGGACGGCCCCGGCACAGCCCTGCTCGCCGTCGCCCTGCTGACGCTGCTCGCACCGCTCACCGAGGGCCGCGCGGCGGGCTGGCCGCTGTGGACGTGGCTGTCCCTGTCGGCGTTCCCACTGGTCGCAGCGGCCTTCTACGTCGTGGAGCGCCGCGCCGACCGAAACGGCCGTACTCCCCTGATCCCCCCGAGCCTGCTCGAGCTCAGCACGTTGCGGCGCGGTCTGACGCTCATGGTGCCGTTCTCGATCGGCTTCAGCGGGTTCATGTTCGTCGTGGCGGTGGCTTTGCAGAGCGGGGCGCGCCTGGGCCCGGTCCAGGCCGGTCTCGCCCTGGCCCCCATGGCTCTGGCCTTCTTCGTCGCCTCGCTCGCCGGACCCCGGCTGGTGGCCCGGTTCGGGGCGCGGGTGGTGACGGCGGGGTCGGTGCTCCAGGGCATCGGCATCCTCCTGATCGTGTCGACCGTGCATGCCGACTGGCCCGACGTGGGCCTCGTCGAGCTGCTGCCGGGCGCGGCGGTCGCCGGTGCGGGGCAGGCGCTCCAACTGCCCGTCGTCATGCGGATCGTGATGTCCGAGGTGCCGCCGGCCCGTGCGGGCGTCGGCAGCGGCGTGATGGTGACCACCCAACAGGCGTCGCTGGCCCTGGGCGTGGCCACCCTCGGCACCCTGTTCCTCTCCCTGGTCCCGCAGATGGGCATGCGGGACGCCCTGGTGACCACGCTGGCCGTGCAGTTGGCCGGGGTGGTCGTGACGGGGCTGCTGAGCCTGCGCCTGCCCCGCAGGGTCGGCTGA
- a CDS encoding MFS transporter, with protein MPELSPRRRLLVLAICCMSLLIVSLDVTVLNVALPSMQSDLHATTAGLQWTIDAYTLVLAALLMLAGSTADRIGRRKVFMAGLVVFSLGSLLCSLAPSLELLIAARMVQAVGGSMLNPVAMSIITNTFTARRERARAIGVWGAVVGISMAAGPLLGGLLVESVGWRSIFWLNLPVGLVALLATLRYVPESRAPRARRPDPVGQLLVIALFGSLTYAIIEAPEAGAATSGPFAAVALAALLGLLWYEPRRAEPLIDLRFFRSVPFSGATVVAISAFAALGGFLFLSTLYLQNVRGLDALHAGLWMLPMAVPTFLCAPLSGRLVGARGPRLPLLIAGVAMTTSGLLFAAFDAETSDVTLFLGYLLFGVGFGFVNAPITNTAVSGMPRSQAGVAAAVASTSRQLGQTLGVAVVGAVLAAGVTTSSYRDTFASAAVPGWWILTGCGLAVLILGAVTTGPWARRTAERTAKRLEAPEIREATSVSA; from the coding sequence ATGCCCGAGCTCAGCCCCCGCCGTCGGCTCCTCGTCCTCGCGATCTGCTGCATGAGCCTGCTGATCGTGAGCCTCGACGTCACCGTCCTGAACGTGGCCCTGCCCTCGATGCAGAGCGACCTGCACGCCACCACCGCCGGCCTCCAGTGGACGATCGACGCGTACACCCTGGTGCTGGCCGCGCTGCTGATGCTCGCGGGCTCGACCGCCGACCGGATCGGCCGCAGAAAGGTCTTCATGGCCGGCCTGGTCGTGTTCTCGCTGGGCTCGCTGCTGTGCTCCCTCGCCCCGAGCCTGGAGCTGCTGATCGCGGCGCGCATGGTGCAGGCGGTCGGTGGTTCGATGCTGAACCCGGTCGCCATGTCGATCATCACCAACACCTTCACCGCCCGGCGCGAGCGCGCCCGGGCGATCGGGGTGTGGGGCGCGGTCGTGGGCATATCGATGGCCGCGGGCCCGCTGCTGGGCGGACTGCTGGTGGAGTCCGTGGGCTGGCGCTCGATCTTCTGGCTCAATCTGCCGGTCGGCCTGGTGGCCCTTCTGGCGACCCTGCGCTACGTCCCCGAGTCCCGTGCGCCGAGGGCCCGCCGCCCCGACCCGGTCGGCCAGCTGCTGGTCATCGCCCTCTTCGGCTCCCTGACGTACGCGATCATCGAGGCGCCGGAGGCGGGCGCGGCGACGAGCGGCCCCTTCGCCGCCGTCGCGCTGGCCGCGCTGCTGGGCCTCCTGTGGTACGAGCCCCGCCGCGCCGAACCCCTCATCGACCTGCGCTTCTTCCGGTCGGTTCCGTTCAGCGGGGCGACGGTGGTGGCGATCAGCGCGTTCGCCGCGCTGGGCGGGTTCCTCTTCCTCTCCACCCTGTACCTGCAGAACGTGCGGGGCCTGGACGCCCTGCACGCCGGTCTCTGGATGCTCCCCATGGCCGTACCGACGTTCCTGTGCGCCCCCCTGTCCGGACGGCTGGTCGGCGCCCGGGGCCCACGGCTGCCTCTGCTGATCGCCGGGGTCGCGATGACGACGAGCGGCCTGCTGTTCGCCGCCTTCGACGCGGAGACGTCCGATGTGACGCTGTTCCTCGGGTACCTGCTGTTCGGCGTGGGCTTCGGTTTCGTGAACGCGCCGATCACGAACACGGCGGTGTCGGGCATGCCGCGCAGCCAGGCCGGCGTCGCCGCCGCCGTCGCCTCGACCAGCCGCCAGCTCGGCCAGACCCTGGGCGTCGCGGTGGTCGGCGCGGTCCTGGCGGCGGGCGTGACCACCTCGTCGTACCGCGACACCTTCGCCTCCGCCGCCGTCCCCGGCTGGTGGATCCTCACCGGCTGCGGCCTGGCCGTCCTGATCCTGGGCGCCGTCACCACCGGCCCCTGGGCCAGACGCACGGCGGAACGAACGGCGAAGCGGCTGGAGGCACCGGAGATCCGGGAGGCGACGAGCGTCAGCGCGTGA
- a CDS encoding glycine--tRNA ligase, with the protein MAADKIDTIVSLSKRRGFVFPCSEIYGGQRAAWDYGPLGVELKENLKRQWWRYMVTSREDVVGIDSSVILAPEVWVASGHVATFSDPLTECTSCHKRFRADHLEEAYEAKHNRAPENGLADVNCPNCGNKGQFTEPKQFSGLLSTHLGPTQDTGSIAYLRPETAQGIFTNFGQVQTTSRRKPPFGIAQMGKSFRNEITPGNFIFRTREFEQMEMEFFVKPGEDEKWQEYWMEQRWNWYTGLGLREENMRWYEHPQEKLSHYSKRTADIEYRFQFGGNEWGELEGVANRTDYDLGAHSKASGTDLSYFDQEAGERWTPYVIEPAAGVGRAMLAFLLDAYVEDEAPNAKGKLEKRTVLRLDHRLAPVKVAVLPLSRNPELSPKAKGLAAALRQNWNIEFDDAGAIGRRYRRQDEIGTPYCVTVDFDTLDDNAVTVRERDSMKQERVSLDQIEGYLAGRLIGA; encoded by the coding sequence GTGGCCGCCGACAAGATCGACACCATCGTCAGCCTGAGCAAGCGCCGTGGCTTCGTATTCCCCTGTAGTGAGATCTACGGCGGACAGCGTGCCGCCTGGGACTACGGACCGCTGGGTGTCGAGCTCAAGGAGAACCTGAAGCGCCAGTGGTGGCGCTACATGGTCACGTCGCGCGAGGACGTGGTCGGTATCGACTCGTCCGTCATCCTGGCCCCCGAGGTCTGGGTGGCATCCGGCCACGTCGCCACTTTCTCCGACCCGCTGACCGAGTGCACCTCCTGCCACAAGCGGTTCCGCGCGGACCACCTGGAAGAGGCGTACGAGGCCAAGCACAACCGCGCGCCGGAGAACGGCCTGGCGGACGTGAACTGCCCCAACTGTGGCAACAAGGGCCAGTTCACCGAGCCCAAGCAGTTCTCGGGTCTGCTCTCCACCCACCTCGGCCCGACGCAGGACACCGGCTCCATCGCCTACCTGCGCCCCGAGACCGCCCAGGGCATCTTCACCAACTTCGGCCAGGTGCAGACCACTTCGCGCCGCAAGCCGCCGTTCGGCATCGCCCAGATGGGCAAGTCCTTCCGCAACGAGATCACGCCCGGCAACTTCATCTTCCGCACCCGCGAGTTCGAGCAGATGGAGATGGAGTTCTTCGTCAAGCCGGGCGAGGACGAGAAGTGGCAGGAGTACTGGATGGAGCAGCGCTGGAACTGGTACACGGGCCTGGGTCTCCGTGAGGAGAACATGCGCTGGTACGAGCACCCGCAGGAGAAGCTCTCCCACTACTCCAAGCGCACCGCCGACATCGAGTACCGCTTCCAGTTCGGCGGCAACGAGTGGGGCGAGCTGGAGGGCGTCGCCAACCGCACCGACTACGACCTCGGCGCGCACTCCAAGGCCTCCGGCACGGACCTCTCCTACTTCGACCAGGAGGCCGGCGAGCGCTGGACTCCGTACGTCATCGAGCCGGCGGCCGGTGTCGGCCGCGCGATGCTCGCGTTCCTGCTCGACGCCTACGTCGAGGACGAGGCGCCGAACGCCAAGGGCAAGCTGGAGAAGCGGACCGTCCTGCGCCTGGACCACCGCCTGGCCCCGGTGAAGGTCGCGGTCCTGCCGCTCTCCCGCAACCCGGAGCTGTCCCCGAAGGCCAAGGGCCTCGCGGCTGCCCTGCGCCAGAACTGGAACATCGAGTTCGACGACGCGGGCGCCATCGGCCGCCGCTACCGCCGCCAGGACGAGATCGGTACGCCGTACTGCGTGACGGTCGACTTCGACACGCTGGACGACAACGCGGTGACCGTGCGTGAGCGGGACTCGATGAAGCAGGAGCGGGTTTCGCTGGACCAGATCGAGGGGTACCTGGCGGGGCGTCTCATCGGCGCCTAG
- a CDS encoding serine hydrolase domain-containing protein, whose amino-acid sequence MSALHRTLRQYVDDGTVPGAVGLVARGEEVEVVAVGAQDADGTAPMTRESLFRIASITKPITAAALLTLVEDGTVGLDSPVAEWLPELAEPMAVRTPSAPVDDLVPAARPITVEDLLSSRPGWGFPSDFSLPAVQALFGVQKDGRFPQAYPDPDTWLTDLARVPLLHQPGEAWLYGTASDLQGILIARASGRGLPEFLAERIFEPLGMKDTAFEVPKEKRDRFTTAYRPDGVGALEVSDTPDGEWSSVPRFPSGGGGLASTADDWLAFARLLLNAGEANGHRVLSPTSVSRMTSNHLTAAQREIGALFLEGQGWGYGAQVDVSPIDPWNVPGRYGWVGGTGTTGHIVPQTGTVTILLTQVAMENPTPTPVMRDFWRCTAE is encoded by the coding sequence ATGAGCGCTCTGCACAGGACCCTGCGGCAGTACGTCGACGACGGCACCGTCCCGGGAGCGGTGGGCCTCGTGGCCCGTGGCGAGGAGGTGGAGGTGGTGGCCGTCGGCGCACAGGACGCCGACGGCACGGCACCGATGACCCGGGAGTCCCTCTTCCGCATCGCCTCGATCACCAAGCCGATCACGGCGGCTGCGCTGCTGACGCTGGTGGAGGACGGCACGGTCGGCCTCGACTCGCCGGTGGCCGAGTGGCTGCCCGAGCTCGCGGAGCCGATGGCGGTCCGTACGCCGTCCGCTCCGGTCGACGACCTGGTCCCGGCGGCCCGGCCGATCACGGTCGAGGACCTGCTGAGCTCGCGCCCCGGCTGGGGCTTCCCGTCGGACTTCTCCCTCCCCGCCGTCCAGGCCCTCTTCGGCGTGCAGAAGGACGGCCGCTTCCCGCAGGCCTACCCGGACCCGGACACCTGGCTGACGGACCTGGCCCGCGTCCCCCTCCTCCACCAGCCGGGCGAGGCCTGGCTGTACGGCACGGCGTCCGACCTCCAGGGCATCCTGATCGCACGGGCGTCGGGCCGTGGCCTGCCCGAGTTCCTGGCGGAGCGGATCTTCGAACCACTGGGCATGAAGGACACGGCGTTCGAGGTCCCGAAGGAGAAGCGGGACCGTTTCACCACCGCGTACCGTCCCGACGGCGTGGGCGCGCTGGAGGTGTCGGACACCCCGGACGGGGAGTGGAGCAGCGTGCCGAGGTTCCCGTCGGGCGGCGGGGGCCTGGCGTCGACGGCCGACGACTGGCTGGCCTTCGCCCGCCTCCTGCTGAACGCGGGCGAGGCGAACGGTCACCGCGTCCTCTCCCCCACCTCGGTGAGCCGCATGACGAGCAATCACCTGACGGCGGCCCAGCGCGAGATCGGCGCCCTCTTCCTGGAGGGCCAGGGCTGGGGCTACGGCGCCCAGGTCGACGTCTCCCCCATCGACCCGTGGAACGTCCCGGGCCGCTACGGCTGGGTCGGCGGCACGGGCACGACGGGCCACATCGTCCCGCAGACGGGCACGGTCACGATCCTGCTGACCCAGGTGGCGATGGAGAACCCGACGCCGACTCCTGTGATGCGGGACTTCTGGAGGTGCACGGCGGAGTAA